Proteins encoded within one genomic window of Mycobacteriales bacterium:
- a CDS encoding aromatic ring-hydroxylating dioxygenase subunit alpha: MPALQPALPKQHYIDAASFRTEVDRVLAREWTCVGRVADLGLTARERIAVIDVLGESVLVASTGDGRLAAYYNVCRHRGSQLFPVRPDEPTPATRSAKAIRCPYHSWTYGLDGGLLRAPHTEDVSDFDAGCFGLHRVGVTAWCGFLFVHLTPDQAAPLEAELAEIGERIRRYPLAALVTGHRMTYDVAANWKLIAENYNECYHCAGVHPELCRLVPAFGHGGQGLEWESGIPHREGAWTFTTTGTSDRAPFADLDEDERVRHKGELVYPNLMLSLSADHVAAFTLRPMTHDRTVIDFELLFAAEEVARPGFDATDAAEFWDLVNRQDWAICESVQRGMSSRAYQQGWFAPMENESLDIRRWLLTRLAGDGEHGPAGE; encoded by the coding sequence ATGCCGGCGCTGCAGCCCGCGCTGCCGAAGCAGCACTACATCGATGCGGCCAGCTTTCGCACCGAGGTCGATCGGGTGCTGGCTCGGGAGTGGACCTGCGTCGGTCGCGTTGCGGACCTGGGCCTCACAGCGCGGGAGCGGATCGCGGTCATCGACGTGCTCGGCGAGAGCGTGCTGGTTGCCAGCACCGGGGACGGCCGCCTGGCGGCGTACTACAACGTGTGCCGGCATCGCGGCTCGCAGCTCTTTCCGGTCCGGCCCGACGAGCCGACGCCCGCGACGCGGTCGGCGAAGGCGATTCGTTGCCCGTACCACTCGTGGACCTACGGCCTTGACGGCGGCTTGCTGCGCGCACCGCACACCGAGGACGTCAGCGACTTCGACGCCGGCTGCTTCGGCCTGCATCGGGTCGGCGTCACAGCGTGGTGCGGATTCCTGTTCGTGCATCTCACGCCCGATCAGGCTGCGCCGCTCGAGGCGGAGCTGGCGGAGATCGGCGAGCGGATCCGCCGGTATCCGCTGGCGGCTCTGGTCACCGGCCACCGGATGACGTACGACGTCGCGGCGAACTGGAAGCTGATCGCGGAGAACTACAACGAGTGCTACCACTGCGCGGGCGTGCATCCCGAGCTCTGCCGGCTGGTGCCCGCCTTCGGCCACGGCGGGCAGGGCCTGGAGTGGGAGAGCGGCATCCCGCACCGTGAGGGAGCGTGGACGTTCACCACGACCGGAACATCGGACCGCGCGCCGTTTGCGGACCTCGACGAAGACGAACGCGTGCGGCACAAAGGCGAGCTGGTCTACCCGAACCTGATGCTGTCTCTCTCGGCGGACCACGTCGCCGCGTTCACCTTGCGACCCATGACGCACGACCGCACGGTCATCGACTTCGAGCTGCTCTTCGCCGCCGAGGAGGTCGCGCGGCCCGGCTTCGACGCGACCGATGCCGCGGAGTTCTGGGACCTGGTCAACCGGCAGGACTGGGCGATCTGCGAGTCGGTCCAGCGCGGCATGTCCTCGCGCGCCTACCAGCAGGGGTGGTT